A region of the Salvia splendens isolate huo1 chromosome 11, SspV2, whole genome shotgun sequence genome:
AAATTTTGACGAGTAACACGTTACAATGCTCAATTCAATAAATAGCCACAATTATAAAGAATAAACAGAACAATGTTCAATTCAACTAAATAGTTGTTACACATTCAATTGTCTCGCCTTCTCCGGGTAAAGAAGCTACGGatacccttcccgattctggcggtggagagtctagacggaggagtatcttgcacaacgacattctctaaatcaaccccgaaataatcgtctcgcacagaagacctaggtggagaatgtgggatATCACTGAGCCCAATGTCGtcgcctgtaccaccagtgtggctgacagaatgccgacctcgaactgcagatcttggtggaggtggaggcataaaatcgtgatcggcatcatcagtgtggctgatagaatgacgacctcgaactgcagatcttgatggaggtggaggcataaaatcgtcagcagcatcatctaccaactgagtatccatccttgaagaagcattcgggcagttgcgtctgtcgtgccctggttgacggcaatgtttacatcggcgtcgggcgcgtggctggtcagcttcacggacatccatctgattaggaatcctagtagtatGATATCGACctcgacttttaggcattaactgggctcgtgaacattgcaaagtccattcaggcacagcccaataatcttggtgtctgattggattgaacaccgtagaatactggtgtacccaaacacttgtgcggtatacgttatcaacaagcgacagcatgggctcgtttctaaaccgcgcaactgccgctgcatgtgaacatggaagtctccacatctgccacttttgacatttgcagttcgactccaagtactttaccttccatTTATTAccgccctttccaccaattcgacgctttgttcgaaccacgtaaagccctgcaattgtgtttgggactctcacattatgtaattgaccttttacatcatttttgcacaccttttcatgggcccacggggtaagtggtgtggcacactgtgttgatgcaattgaccgctcattaaaccattctattgtcctccaaaatatcagatcaatgcaagctttaattgggagttgtctagcgcctctcaacacattgttgtaagattccaccatattagtggtcatctcaccccatcttttgtgtttgtcatacgccaaactccatttttctaactccacggcatcaaggtatTGCGCAGCCTCGTTGTTGATggttcgaagtaaacgacgtctgatcttaaacttgcgtttctttgtagcaataccaattttccaaacaagtctttttACCATGAtgcctttgtgattctgcaaaacattttttctaacatgtaccaagcaaaatctgtgatgccCCACAttggttcttctttccatatgggagaattcattgcatctatgattcccacatgcctatcagatattacacatatttcatgcttggcTACGtgaagtctaatgcgttccataaaccaattccaactttgtaTGGTTTcctcaacaatggcatatgcaataggcaaacatttcttattagcatcaaatccaacggcaataagaattttacctcgatatcgtccacgtagatgagttccatcaacggttaaaactggtttgcatagttgaaaagcctccacagctggaccaaaagcccaaaatacgtacttgaaaACCTTGTTCATACCGTTGCTTAATCTTTCATCATGTAACCATTcgacaattgtgccaggattttgtctttgcaactcattcaaataacatggtaaaactttgaaattccactcccacgaaccatacacaagctcaatagctgtcctccgagcataccatgctttcttgtaactaactttcacatgatatctattttcaatatccgccacaattgcttttaccttgtagcaaggatcgttttctatctgatgtcgaacactcaacgctatcatacccgacgaaagattagcgtgcccattataattacgatcccccatgcaagtatgagcagtgctaaacactctaatttaccagtgttcatcatgcttcctcaatgttgctcggcactcccacaaacatggcggtaaggacttatctttcggatttccttgtggccacttacaaactgcatgccatctctttcctttactttcaacaaccgtatattgtcggattttttccaaatgccaaaaagtcacagctgacttcaattccaatttggttttaaatttagtatgcaaaccgacattgctcggatctttttcactccaataatgcacattgagatcatcagactcaaagttttttggatcaaaactatcatatggacctggtaaggtgcgaaaatagttcataccaggctgtgggaactgtggaactactctttctCGTACTGCTCTTCCTCCAATTGATGTTTCTCCAACCGGAATGGATGTTCTTGGAGCAACAAATTGGTCCTCATCCGACGAAGCACCATCTGAATCTGTACTATCCGGATCgacatcttcagaatcataaggtgattgtggatcaagaaagtcggctttatcaggaccaattatgtcctcaaccacatcacagttgtcactgtcccctaaatgcacgccaccaatatcaaaatcttgtgttgtatcgaagcatggttcttggcctctcgttgacgtaccaacatcaaaatcttgtgttgcagcgacATATGGTTCTCGGCCTCttgtagacgtaccaacatcattactcatgagatgatgactatgttgttgagtaattgacgaatactcaacatacaattcaatttgatctcctgtagtcatactctcactaaacattagtgcatgtatacttcttctagtaaaatacctatatacgtgattgaagatccatagaatatatgacgtttccatactatttgaagtttgttttcaaatatgtttatccccattctttcacaaattgtttccacaagcttttcgtaggaaatactttcatccaacataatcaatccttttgcaaaaggaggatcatatgaaataactgttccgggaattatatttccaccccaatataaatggacacaccacgtcatactatctacattaatgtcaaacacaaatattggtcaaaaatatttctttacagtacactaaaatatatactatcataacaacctatcaaatatgggtaaaaaattagatatactacaacatataataccataacaattggtcaaaatatttctattaattacaatacaatttataatactataacaatctatcaaataattatataaattacactacaatatatactatcataataatccatcaaatattggtagactaatgtttggaagaatgagttAAAAATTAGCTATACTAACCGATTGCGAGTACTAATATTTGGAAGAAATGAGCCAAAATAGAAATCTACACGCTTCAATCCACCACCGGGTTGACCCGACCAAGGCAAGCGTTTTCGCGTTTTTCAGCTTTGGGAAGgtttttcgcgttttggggagggaggAAATGTGATTAGGGTCTGCGattttgggggagatctgaGAAATATAGTTCAACCCAAAAACGCCAATCAGATTGGCGTTTTTTAcgttaaacacgccaatgacctTGGCGTTTTATATCGTAAAGACGCCATCAAGATTGGCGTGTTCAAATTTAAGTAGTTTGGTAAAAATACGAGCAAGATACGGTCCCTATGTAACacgccaactatgttggcgtgtttgcgtatagacacgccaatttcactggcgtttttacttataaacacgccaatttcatcggcgtttttcccataaatggaattgttaacaaaatgggtacatttgcgttattttaaaggccaaGTCGCCTATAAACGCGATTTTCTCTTACATATTTACCCTTTCGCGGATATCAATTGGACTGGGCAGGACCGCTTCAATAAACCCCAGTCCCTTCCTCTTCATCCAATCTAATCTGTAGGTGGATCTAAACAAcatcaattttaaataaaaccatttaataaaatcaagaaatacATTAGTAGAGCCACTGTATAAGTATTACGCCCGTGGTTTATGTTTCATATTcgaattaaattataatattaaatttttgtcAGGCTCTTGATGTTCAAAGCCCATGTTGCTATTTAAAGTTGGAATAATTATATAAACAATACGGGGATATCTTCGGTCGATAACTATCTCAACAAAATACATTGTCGATGTCAACACGAAAATATTTGTATGTCAActacattttgttttttttttcaaaaatttaactCCTAtacgaaggaggaaattacaaataaattccTATACTATAGAAATGAGGAAATTATAACTGATGTCAAAATAACTCAAACTCGGCATCTCATAcattaatgtctaagctccttgctgCTAGGGCAAAGACTCTAGACTGTCAATTGCATTTTGTTGACATACAAATATCTTCATGTTGACATCGTAGGTTATTTATGTAGTTATCACTGACATTCCAACTTGAATATGGATAAATTATCTATCTTAATAATAACTATGCATTTATCATGCCGTGTGGTGTATCTCATGCAGTAGTCCTCATTTAGTccttgtgtgtgtatatggaTACTAATTGGAATTagtccctccgtccgtgattaaATGTCACATATTTGATCGgaacaagttttaagaaattgttagaCTTTATGTAGGAAATTGAGtagaaaaattagtggaatgtgggtcctactttgatatattagttttataataaaatgtgagtggaatgtagggtccacttaccaaatagagtaaaagtgaaatgagacatttaatgacggacagagggagtatatataattAACATGACTCTTAAGTCTTAAGTGTGAAATGATGACAAGATTTTGTAACAACACATGATTGGATTCACGTTTTAATTAGCAATCTTCTTCACAAGCAGAATGATAGCTCCCAACAGAGGCTTTGCTTTAGGGACTCAAATCTCACACAATTACCACACCTATCTagaataaaattacaaaagcaactgaaaaaaagaagcaaaacaTCAATAAATTAAACTCCCCATCCAATTGATCCCATCTCCTAAACTGCTCTCACAGCATCAAATCTTGGCTCCTTAGGCAGAAACTTCTGTTCCACATAAACTGACATGTAATCCCCAAACTGAAACTTAGGATACTTAGCCTCTGACAACTCCTGGCCCAGCCCGGGCGCCGGCTGGATGGTGGCCTTGTAGGAGGGGTTGTAGAATGAGGCAATCGACCTCCGGTTGCCATGGGTGTGGACGAGGACGCGGTGCCACACGCTCTTGTACCTCCCATTGCTCAGCACCTCAATCTGGTCCCCAGTGTTTATGACAATGGCATTCTTGAGAGGCTGAACGTCCACCCACGCTCCGTCTTTCAGGATCTGGAGGCCACCAACCTCGTCGTCCTGGAAGAGGAGGATGACCCCCCCGGCGTCCGTGTGGGCCCGGAGGCCCTGGACCTTGTCCGGGTGGGGGCAAGGGGGGTAGTGGCTCACCTTGGTGCCGAAGAAGGCTGCGTCTGTGGAGTCTTCCCCGGCGTTGAAGGCCCGGTTGATGTAGCCCCTTTCTAGCCCTAGATTCTCATCCATGACTTCCATCACTTTGATTGCAAGCTTCTTTAGCTCATCTCTGTATTCCTTCATTGTCTCCCTGGGTTGAGAGTGAAGACATACATGCATGGTTAGTTAGTGTGTTttgttatgttttgttttctttctacATTGGTAATAGGAGGCAaggtttaatattttttattattattctaGTTGTCATGTCCCAACATGCATTGACTGACTCAAAATCTtgtatttcattaattttaatatacatgCCCATGTAATACACAGTTCATTCATAATGCTATATACTAACACCATATGATTAACTACCCATTATTGTTATAATGTTTGTATGTATGGGTggacacaaaaaaaatattgggAGGAACTTCATTGAGCCAAAtttcatataaatatatatataaaataacatattatataaaaaaaatcatactaataTATTCTAAAATTAGTAATCTAACTTAAAACTATGTTTATGTAAGactgtttcttctttttttgaaCTAATTTTGTACTTAATCAAATTTATCTTGGATTATTTCTATAATTTCAGCCCCTACTTATAATCATCCAATTTTGGACAGTTTCGACAAAATAACAATAAGAAATAAATGATGCTTACTTGAATTGAGGGGTCTTTGAAGGCCAATCATCAGAATTGTGATCAGAGAGGAGGAAAACCTCCTCCCAATCTGCTTCCTCAACTCTTCCATCACTCTTCTTCTCCATCAACTCATTCAACAGTTGGACCGCTTTCGAGTCCTTGAAACCGGGCTCTCTTTCCACCCGGTAGCATTCCGATGCCACCTTCTTCACCCGCTCCAGAAGCTCCTCCGATATTCCATGGTTTATCAACTGTCAAAAACAAACAACAATAACCATCAAAAACAtatatactcctttcgtcccagTTAAGATAACCCATTTCTTTTTCACgtgtgttttgaaaaaatgataataaatagtttaagtggagagaaagtaaagtaagagagagaataatataaagcAGACTGCAAGTCTTAAAAGTACCTGAAAGAATCCCCACTCCTCACAGCAAGTACCAATCTCACTCAAAGTTTTCGCCCTTTCTTCTCCGTTGAGCTTTGAGAAATCGATCACAGGAATCGCCATCGGACTTGTGATTTCAACtgctatctctctctcttactcaACCAGTTAATGTGTGCTTAAAGAAGTAAACCTTGAGGCCTATTTATATACCTCATGTCAACTTCACACACATACACGTAattagtgtgtgtatatatatgtataaaatgaTTAGCAGCCGTTGAACAAACGGAATGGACGGTGACAGAATGTCAATTAATGATAGCTAGCTCACAAGGTCAAAGCGTCTGATCATACCACATTTTTTAATTCAGTTTTTCATTTACCATAACTATGGATAAAGTGAAATTAAATGGTGAAAATAATCATATACCCTAATtgatattacaaaattaaataaaattgttcaaaattggaattgaagaTAGAAAAAACTAGAAGTGGGTGCGAGTTTGCCATGTGGCGGGATTGCTCTTAATTAATTGTATTATTATGGTGCTGATTCATGTTCCCCATGGAGTAATTGTTTTGATTGTTTTTCATGTTACAACTGTCATGTTTCTAACTGTCGATTATAATTAATATCACAACCGTTAcatcatttctttttctttctgttGCATGTAAATGTTTAAACGTTTAATCAATAATTTTCACCATTGGTAACTTCTTAATTTATAATGATATGTCCATGGTTTTGAACAAAGAACAGTCTGTCACCACCACATGCACAAGTGTTGgatcatttatttatatttttatgataataTTCCTCGAAATATATAGAAATAGTACATTGCATGCAATCATATGAAATATAATGTTATCTAGATCTAGAAGTGGCATGACTAATCCTCGTGAAtttacttttattacttttatcGAGAAAAACAATACAAAAGCGGATATTATATCACATTCTAGCtccaattttatataaattccaaaattaacacataattcaaaaaattacaacaagaaaataaatactatactATATACATCTGAAAAGAAGTAGATATTTATAATTACAGAAATGCCATCTAAACGAAATTAACCGATCTGAATTCGTATGACTTAATATTCAAATATGTGCTCCATAACACAGTTAATAGAGTTGACTCTGAACTaactttttaataaattaatttctctCTTTTTGACTTTGTAACACATGCTTATGAGATAAATAATTGATGTACTTTCTTATTTGTAGGCATAATTTGTGGGTAAAGAAATAGAAGTCCATTTCACTAAGCAAGTGTAAAATCGGAGAACGAAATTCAATGTACATTTGTAATATAAATATGTAATCGTCAAATTTTGTTACTTGTTCTGTTAATTAAAGAAGCTCTGTGGTATGAGTCATGGGGTTCTGATTTGGATACTCATTGTTAGAATATTGGACACAT
Encoded here:
- the LOC121754211 gene encoding 1-aminocyclopropane-1-carboxylate oxidase 5-like, giving the protein MAIPVIDFSKLNGEERAKTLSEIGTCCEEWGFFQLINHGISEELLERVKKVASECYRVEREPGFKDSKAVQLLNELMEKKSDGRVEEADWEEVFLLSDHNSDDWPSKTPQFKETMKEYRDELKKLAIKVMEVMDENLGLERGYINRAFNAGEDSTDAAFFGTKVSHYPPCPHPDKVQGLRAHTDAGGVILLFQDDEVGGLQILKDGAWVDVQPLKNAIVINTGDQIEVLSNGRYKSVWHRVLVHTHGNRRSIASFYNPSYKATIQPAPGLGQELSEAKYPKFQFGDYMSVYVEQKFLPKEPRFDAVRAV